A window of Terriglobus sp. RCC_193 contains these coding sequences:
- a CDS encoding ABC transporter ATP-binding protein: MSSTQPVIHIDGLTKVFYTDEVETHALSGVQLEIGRGEYVAMSGPSGCGKSTLLSIVGLLDTATAGSYLLNGREVAGLDFAERSRIRNQEIGFIFQSFNLIGDLTVAENVELPLTYRAGMSSTERKRRAQEALERVNMAHRMRHYPAQLSGGQQQRVAVARALAGSPSILLADEPTGNLDSKNGEAVMTLLKELHSDGATICMVTHDPRFAAHAERQIHLFDGRVVSEGELNALLSEAALA; this comes from the coding sequence ATGTCAAGCACGCAACCCGTCATCCACATTGATGGACTCACGAAGGTCTTCTACACCGATGAAGTGGAAACGCATGCGCTCAGCGGCGTCCAGCTTGAGATTGGCCGCGGAGAATACGTGGCCATGAGCGGTCCCTCCGGCTGCGGCAAATCCACGCTGCTGTCCATTGTGGGATTGCTGGATACCGCCACCGCCGGCAGTTATCTGCTGAACGGACGCGAAGTTGCCGGCCTGGATTTTGCGGAGCGTTCGCGCATCCGCAACCAGGAGATCGGCTTCATCTTCCAAAGCTTCAACCTGATCGGCGACCTGACCGTTGCAGAGAACGTGGAACTGCCGCTCACCTATCGGGCAGGGATGTCTTCCACGGAACGCAAGCGTCGCGCACAGGAAGCGTTGGAGCGCGTGAACATGGCGCATCGTATGCGGCATTACCCTGCGCAGCTTTCCGGTGGTCAGCAGCAGCGCGTGGCTGTGGCGCGTGCATTAGCGGGTTCACCCAGCATCCTGCTGGCAGACGAACCGACCGGAAACCTTGATTCGAAGAACGGCGAAGCAGTGATGACGCTGCTGAAGGAATTGCACTCGGACGGCGCCACCATCTGCATGGTGACGCATGACCCGCGCTTTGCCGCGCATGCAGAGCGTCAGATTCATCTCTTCGATGGTCGCGTGGTCAGCGAAGGAGAGTTGAACGCGCTATTAAGCGAAGCGGCATTGGCATAA